In the Deinococcus roseus genome, CGCATCCGGGGAGCAGCAGGTGTCAAACGTATCCATGCGCTTGTGGTCCGGCCAGAAGCGCATCATCGCGCCAATGACACTGTAACCCTGTTCTTTGAGAAGTGCTGCACTCACGCTGGAATCAACGCCCCCAGACATGGCGCAGAGCACACGGCCCTTGTTCATTTCAACCTCCGTGCTGAACGCACAATAAAACAGTGTATCAGAGGCAGAGGGGTGGGGTGTGATTCGGGGGACAATTGGGGTGGATGCCTGGAGCATTGGGTGGATGCCGAGGGCCAAGAGCCGAGGGCAAAAAACTGCAGGGGCGAGCGGGCTGAGGGACCAAGATGCAGTCCCTCGTATTGCACAGGACGGCATGTCTCGCCCAATGGAAACCCGCTTAAACCAAATGCAGAAGGCAGAAAGCCATATGATTCTTCAAAAAGCGAATCGTACCACCATCAAAAAGACACCAATCAACGCATTACTGCGTTGATTGGTGAAACAGGAGGATTTTTCTGAATCTTCCTGTTTCAGAGAACATCAGCCCAGGAAACAACCTTTTATTCTTCTGTCAAATGCTCTAATAAGCCAACAACACAACAAAAAATCTGACCCGAGAGATGAACCAGTCGGATCAGATTTAAACTGTTCAAAAATCAAACTTTCGAGGTTTTTCGCTCCAAAGATCAACTTCTGAATGTCTAGATTTTAGCACCACAAGCCAGAGAATCGGTCATTTTTATTACATTCATTTTAAAAGTCTTAAAAGACAAAATCAGGAGAACAGCACTTCAAATCCAGAACGGATCTGGTCAATCACCATGGGGTCAAGGTCCAGTTTCACCTGAATGCTGGAGAGTCCCAGAGTTCCCTCTGCCTCTTTTGAATACTGCAGGGTCAGGCTTTCTGAGGTGAGTTGATGGGAAACAATGCCGCCCTCAAAAGTGGCCCCTGAGGTGAGCACAGTGGTGTAGCTCTGGCCTGTCTCGGTTTTTTGCAGTTCAAAAGTCTGTTGGGGGTTTTCTGCGTCGTCTGCCAGTGCAATCACAAAAGTATCGGAGTCATCCAGTTCACCCACATAGCAGGCCCTGGCAATAAAGGACAGTTCAGTCATGCTGTCATGCTATCAACTTCTCTGTCAGAAAACCAATGTGTCAGGAAAACAATCTGCCAGAAAACCAAAACATCTATTGGAATCAATTCCAAAACGCTGCTGGCTGCTGTTAGAATGCTTCCATGCTTTCCCGCGAACAACTGCTGCATGCTGCCGAAACCCACGGCACCCCCCTCTATGTCTACGATGCCCGTGTGCTGGACGAGCGCATCCAGCGTGCCATTCAGGCTTTTTCTGGTGCAAAGATTTTCTTTGCCATGAAAGCCAATTCCAACCTGCACATCGTGCGCCGCATGAAAGACCAGGGTCTGGGCTTCGAGGTGGTGTCGTACGGCGAGTTGCACAAAGCCCTGCACGCAGGGGTTCCCGGAGAGCGCATTCTGGTCAATGGACCCGCAAAAACCCTGGAGGAATATGAACTGGGACAGCAGGTGGGGGCCACCTTCATTCTGGACCGCCTGGACGAATGCCATTTTCTGAAGCCTGGAGCAAAAGCCATTGTGCGGGTGAATCCTGAACTGCATGTCTCCACCCATTCCCATCTGGCCACCGGGGAAGCCCATTCCAAATTTGGCATCCCCCTGGGACATGCCGCAGAAGCCCTCCAGCAGGCCAGAGATGCGGGTTTGAATGTGCGGGGCCTGCATCTGCACATCGGCAGTGCCATCCAGAACCCCGAGGACTTCCGGGAGGCATTTGAAAAAGTGGCCCACCTGGCAGATGAGGTGGGCCACCTGGAAGTGCTGGATGTTGGGGGTGGATGGGGCCTGAACGCAGATCTGGAAGGAATCGCAAAAATTGCGTTTGAGGCTGCAAAATCCTTTGGGGCAGAACTGTGGGTGGAACCCGGACGTTTTCTGGTTTCAGAAAGCGGGGTGCTGTTGACCCGGGTGGTGGGCACCAAAGAAACCGCCCGCAAATTTGTTTTGCTGGACGCAGGCATGACCGAAATCCTCAGGCCCATGCTGTACGGAGCCATGCACCCTTTAAGACCCCTGTGGGACCATCCAGAAACAGACCGTTTTGATCTGGCAGGCCCTGCATGTGAAAGTGGGGATGTGCTGGCCCGAGATGTTGAGCTTCCCCTTCCAGAACGCGGCAACATCCTGGCCCTAGAGCAGGCTGGGGCTTATGGGGCCGTGATGTCCAGCACCTACCTCTCGCGTCCCAGACCCGCCGAGGTCCTGTGGGATGGGGACTTCAGGGTGATCCGCAGACGTGAAAGCCTGGAAAAACTCTGGGAACTGGAGATGACTTCAGGGTTCTGAATCAGGAGGGTTCTGAATCAGGAGGGTTCTGAATCAGGAAGTTGCCGGATGTGCTCTGCCAGATTCTGCCAGTGCTCGATGTTGAAGTGTGAATCTGCCAGAGGACTGGTGGACGGCAACACGAACACCTCCGCACCTTCAAACGTCTCGGGTTGCAGGCCAAACTGCAGTTTCTTTTTTTGCAAGCCTTCCTGAGCCGCCCTTTTGCTGGTGAAGGCAATGACGCTGGGCTTGAAGGTGCGAACTTTCTGGGTGAGTTCATCCGGGGTGAACCCTTCTGAGGGCAACACCGAATCGATGCCCGAAAAACGCTTGCACACATCGGTGAGTCCCAAGCCATATTCAGGGAGGATCTGAAATTCCTGAGGTTTCATGGGTCTGGGAACCAGTCCCACCTGATGCAGCACCCGCCAGAATTTGTTCTGTGGATTGGCATAATACGCTTTTGCAGCAGCAGAGGTTTTGCTGGGGGCTGTCCCACAA is a window encoding:
- a CDS encoding Imm10 family immunity protein is translated as MTELSFIARACYVGELDDSDTFVIALADDAENPQQTFELQKTETGQSYTTVLTSGATFEGGIVSHQLTSESLTLQYSKEAEGTLGLSSIQVKLDLDPMVIDQIRSGFEVLFS
- a CDS encoding mismatch-specific DNA-glycosylase, giving the protein MNDLPLDLPQDEYIVPDVLQPGLKLVFCGTAPSKTSAAAKAYYANPQNKFWRVLHQVGLVPRPMKPQEFQILPEYGLGLTDVCKRFSGIDSVLPSEGFTPDELTQKVRTFKPSVIAFTSKRAAQEGLQKKKLQFGLQPETFEGAEVFVLPSTSPLADSHFNIEHWQNLAEHIRQLPDSEPS
- the lysA gene encoding diaminopimelate decarboxylase, translating into MLSREQLLHAAETHGTPLYVYDARVLDERIQRAIQAFSGAKIFFAMKANSNLHIVRRMKDQGLGFEVVSYGELHKALHAGVPGERILVNGPAKTLEEYELGQQVGATFILDRLDECHFLKPGAKAIVRVNPELHVSTHSHLATGEAHSKFGIPLGHAAEALQQARDAGLNVRGLHLHIGSAIQNPEDFREAFEKVAHLADEVGHLEVLDVGGGWGLNADLEGIAKIAFEAAKSFGAELWVEPGRFLVSESGVLLTRVVGTKETARKFVLLDAGMTEILRPMLYGAMHPLRPLWDHPETDRFDLAGPACESGDVLARDVELPLPERGNILALEQAGAYGAVMSSTYLSRPRPAEVLWDGDFRVIRRRESLEKLWELEMTSGF